From the genome of Sphaerochaeta sp.:
ACCCCCACAGGTTGGGCCTGTGGATTTCACGCCGGGCTCCCGCAGCCGCCTGCGCGCCCTTTACGCCCAATGATTCCGAACAACGCTCGCCCCCTACGTGTTACCGCGGCTGCTGGCACGTAGTTAGCCGGGGCTTATTCCCGTGGTCACGTCACCCCGCACCCATTCCCTGGCACGGCTCTTCACCCCACGGAAAAGGACTTTACAACCTCACGGCCTCCATCGTCCACGCGGCGTCGCTCCGTCAGGCTTTCGCCCATTGCGGAAGATCCTTAGCTGCTGCCTCCCGTAGGAGTCTGGGCCGTTCTCAGTCCCAATGTGGCCGTCCACCCTCTCAGGCCGGCTACCCGTCGTCGCCACGGTGGGCCTTCACCCCGCCGTCTAGCTGATGGGACGCAGACCCGTCCCCCGGCGCCGCCGCAGCGGCTTTCCCCCGGAGCGCCTTCGCTCCCCGGGTCGTATCCGGTATTATCCGCAGTTTCCCGCGGCTATCCCCGTCCGGAGGGTCGGTTGTCCACGCGTTACTCACCCGTCCGCCGCTCTCGCCGCATCGCTGCGGCTGCCGCCCGACTTGCATGCTTAAGACGCGCCGCCAGCGTTCGTTCTGAGCCAGGATCGAACTCTCCGTCATTGAAACCCGGCGCAGCCCTCGCGGGCACGCCGGAAATCTCTGCTTCAAATCCTCCCCAGTCCCTCAAACAAACACCAACGTTCTCTACTCGATCCCGTTTTCTGTTCGTATCTGAATTGACAAGGAAGCCCTCAAGCTTCCACATCACCAACTGGACCAACGACCTTTCGGCAATCGTCCAGTCAATTTTTTACTTCTCTTCTCTTCACTTATAAACTGTCAAAAACCCATCGCTCATCAACTTGGTTTTTTGAGCGTGCCCAAATAACATAGCCAAAACTCTTGAAACATGTCAAGGGGGAATTCTTCTTTTTTTTCTTATCTCTGGCGGCTTACAGCGCCCAAAGCTCGGCTTTCGTCGTGGAGATGGCGCAGGCGCCCCCATCCAACGCCCGGAGAATGTCCGTTTTGTTCCGGATCAACCCTCCTGCGACCAATGGCACATCCGTCATCTCATGAAGCTCATGGATAATGGTTGTAGCCACACCGGGCATGATTTCCAGAAAATCGGGCCGGCAGGTGGCAAGGTGCTGGGTGACAGTGGCGAACGCCATGCTGTCGATCATGAAGGTGCGCTCTCCTGCGATCAAGCCCAGTTCCTTTGCCCTCCGGACCATTTGCTGCTTGGTGCTGATGATTCCATCCGCCTTGGTGTGGCGGCGGATGAATTCCGCCCCGACCGGATCCTTGCCGGCCAGCCCCGCCACCAGATCTGTGTGGACGATGGCGATCTTCCCCCGAGCCTTGACCTGGTCCACGATGGCGTCAATCGTGCAGATCGAGCCGTACAGGATGAACACCATCATGCACTCGCTTTCCAGCGCTTTCTGCAGAAGCTCTTCGGATTTCACCGCC
Proteins encoded in this window:
- a CDS encoding glycerol-3-phosphate responsive antiterminator, with product MDVRGIKDLFEQSPIIAAVKSEELLQKALESECMMVFILYGSICTIDAIVDQVKARGKIAIVHTDLVAGLAGKDPVGAEFIRRHTKADGIISTKQQMVRRAKELGLIAGERTFMIDSMAFATVTQHLATCRPDFLEIMPGVATTIIHELHEMTDVPLVAGGLIRNKTDILRALDGGACAISTTKAELWAL